A single genomic interval of Hominilimicola fabiformis harbors:
- a CDS encoding zinc-ribbon domain-containing protein, with translation MYCKNCGRQLKEGTRFCDRCGQSVRKNNQNSQTTKRKEIEELKAERLNRKRRLQEKEAKQVRNKKRRKSKGSVMIFIIVALLIAIVSVIIGYNMMAPNDNGLGTAPTSTNSPASATNMPTDTANNVSSTSSPSNSASKNGYSKMTISGVTCVYPSTFNSNPTTGNQKLNLTDALGGATMTVSQEGKSGAPSDLMRDYARQTGGEVSYSRAGDDWYAVTVTTDDTVYHRKCVLKNGIAVYYDFSYSSMTSTAQKYTEYIDYMDSNFK, from the coding sequence ATGTACTGCAAAAATTGTGGCAGACAACTGAAAGAGGGAACACGTTTTTGTGACAGATGTGGTCAATCAGTAAGAAAAAACAACCAGAACAGCCAAACTACAAAACGCAAAGAAATCGAGGAACTGAAGGCTGAACGTCTTAATCGTAAACGTCGTTTACAGGAAAAAGAGGCAAAACAAGTCCGTAATAAAAAACGTAGAAAAAGTAAGGGAAGTGTTATGATTTTCATAATCGTAGCACTGCTTATCGCAATAGTAAGTGTGATTATCGGCTATAATATGATGGCTCCGAACGATAACGGATTAGGCACTGCTCCTACTTCAACAAATTCGCCTGCAAGTGCAACGAATATGCCAACAGATACAGCAAACAACGTATCATCAACATCATCGCCGTCAAATTCAGCAAGCAAAAACGGTTATTCAAAAATGACAATAAGCGGTGTAACATGCGTTTATCCGTCTACTTTTAATTCAAATCCGACAACAGGAAATCAAAAACTTAACTTGACTGATGCGCTTGGCGGTGCAACTATGACTGTTTCGCAAGAGGGAAAGAGCGGTGCTCCGTCTGACCTTATGCGTGACTATGCACGTCAAACGGGCGGCGAAGTTTCATATTCTCGTGCCGGTGACGATTGGTATGCAGTCACTGTGACAACAGATGATACTGTTTACCACAGAAAATGCGTGTTGAAAAACGGAATTGCGGTATATTATGATTTCTCATATTCTTCAATGACTTCAACAGCTCAAAAATATACTGAATATATTGACTATATGGACAGCAATTTCAAATAA